From Natronocella acetinitrilica, a single genomic window includes:
- a CDS encoding TAXI family TRAP transporter solute-binding subunit, giving the protein MATRIGRFGVHGLAAGLLVAASTLAASPSAEAQQRFTTIGTGGVTGVYYPTGGAICRLLNQGRSEHGIRCSAESTAGSIFNLNSLREGELEFGVVQSDWQYHSYNGSDQFEDQGAHEELRAVFSLHPEPFTVVAHPDAGVTDFEQIRGKRVNIGNPGSGQRGTVERLMDEYGWSTSDFSLASELPSREQAAALCDGRIDIILFTVGHPSGSIQEPIATCNARLVNVTGEVVDNLVEENPYYFHATLPAGMYPNHDEDIRTFGVGATLVTSADVDDDVVYHLVRAVFENFETFQGLHPAFSVLDKEEMVSAGLSAPLHPGAERYYREAGLID; this is encoded by the coding sequence TTGGCAACGCGAATTGGACGTTTTGGAGTGCATGGTCTGGCCGCCGGCCTGCTGGTCGCGGCCTCTACGCTGGCCGCCTCACCCAGCGCCGAAGCGCAGCAGCGTTTTACGACGATCGGTACAGGTGGCGTGACCGGCGTTTACTACCCGACCGGCGGAGCAATCTGCCGTTTGCTGAACCAGGGCCGTAGCGAGCACGGTATTCGCTGCTCAGCGGAGTCCACCGCCGGTTCCATCTTCAACCTGAACTCCCTGCGGGAGGGTGAGCTCGAGTTCGGTGTCGTGCAATCCGACTGGCAGTACCACTCGTACAATGGTTCGGATCAGTTCGAGGATCAGGGTGCCCACGAGGAACTGCGGGCGGTCTTCTCCCTGCATCCCGAGCCCTTCACCGTCGTGGCGCATCCCGACGCCGGCGTGACGGACTTCGAACAGATTCGCGGCAAGCGGGTGAATATCGGCAACCCGGGTTCCGGTCAGCGCGGCACCGTCGAGCGTCTGATGGACGAGTACGGCTGGTCGACAAGTGATTTCTCCCTGGCTTCGGAATTGCCGTCCCGGGAACAGGCTGCGGCACTGTGTGACGGTCGTATCGACATCATTCTGTTCACGGTGGGTCATCCATCCGGCTCCATCCAGGAGCCCATAGCGACCTGTAATGCGCGCCTGGTGAACGTCACGGGCGAGGTCGTGGACAACCTGGTGGAAGAGAACCCGTATTACTTCCACGCGACGTTGCCGGCGGGCATGTACCCGAACCATGACGAGGACATCCGCACCTTCGGTGTCGGTGCTACCCTGGTGACGTCGGCCGATGTAGACGATGACGTGGTCTATCACCTGGTTCGCGCCGTCTTCGAGAACTTCGAGACCTTCCAGGGTCTGCATCCGGCATTCTCCGTGCTCGACAAGGAAGAAATGGTCAGCGCCGGTCTGTCCGCACCGCTGCACCCGGGCGCCGAGCGTTACTACCGTGAGGCTGGCCTGATCGACTAA
- a CDS encoding PaaI family thioesterase produces the protein MTDDASALQWEVARHFFSLLPHGRRLGIELDQVGASSLSTRLAYRDELVGNPGTGVIHGGVITTAIDQTSGAAAIIAIDPPEAVATLDLRIDHLRTAQPGRTLHCEAICYKVTRSVAFVRCVAHDGDDDNPVAVSMSSFMRLGQAISA, from the coding sequence ATGACCGACGATGCCAGCGCCTTGCAGTGGGAGGTGGCGCGGCATTTCTTCTCCCTGCTGCCCCACGGCCGTCGGCTGGGCATCGAACTGGATCAGGTGGGGGCGAGTAGTCTGTCGACCCGTCTTGCCTATCGCGACGAACTGGTGGGTAATCCCGGCACGGGAGTCATCCACGGTGGTGTGATCACCACCGCTATCGACCAGACCAGTGGTGCCGCCGCCATTATTGCCATTGATCCGCCCGAGGCGGTGGCCACCCTTGATCTGCGCATCGATCATCTGCGAACCGCCCAGCCAGGTCGAACGCTGCATTGCGAGGCGATCTGCTACAAGGTGACCCGCAGCGTTGCTTTCGTGCGCTGTGTGGCCCATGACGGCGATGACGACAACCCGGTTGCGGTCAGCATGAGTAGCTTCATGCGGCTGGGGCAGGCGATATCGGCATGA
- a CDS encoding PaaI family thioesterase: MMDVLEIVADARRRGDHAAVMGLFPYGEFLGIDFREQDEELIFRLRYSHDNIGNPRLPALHGGVIGAFAEHAAIVHMLWTFETAVVPRIIDFSIDYLRPGRPEHVYAACTVLRQGQRVVNAAVECWQGAESRTVVATARGHFLLSRQSTVADGQSSRS, encoded by the coding sequence ATGATGGACGTGCTTGAAATCGTGGCGGATGCGCGACGTCGCGGCGACCATGCGGCGGTCATGGGCCTGTTTCCCTACGGCGAGTTTCTCGGGATCGATTTTCGCGAGCAGGACGAGGAGCTGATCTTCCGTCTGCGCTACAGCCACGACAATATCGGCAACCCACGGTTACCCGCCCTGCATGGTGGTGTTATTGGTGCCTTCGCCGAGCACGCCGCCATCGTCCACATGCTGTGGACGTTCGAGACAGCCGTGGTTCCGAGAATCATCGATTTCTCCATCGACTATCTGCGTCCTGGCAGGCCTGAACACGTGTACGCGGCTTGTACCGTATTGCGCCAGGGCCAGCGGGTGGTCAATGCGGCGGTGGAGTGCTGGCAGGGGGCGGAGTCACGGACAGTGGTGGCGACGGCGCGAGGCCACTTCCTGCTGAGTCGCCAGTCCACGGTTGCCGACGGTCAGTCGTCACGTTCCTGA
- a CDS encoding thiol-disulfide oxidoreductase DCC family protein: protein MSTPRRPVVFYDGGCPICRREIAHYRRLDRNDAIDWRDIVAEPEALDGTGVDWDTAMRRFHALDEQGRLRSGVDGFAMVWAQLPYWRWLARVVRGLGLLRPLEALYRWYAPRRYARRCPID from the coding sequence ATGAGTACGCCAAGACGCCCCGTGGTCTTTTATGACGGTGGATGCCCCATCTGCCGGCGGGAGATCGCCCACTATCGACGGCTGGATCGGAATGATGCCATCGACTGGCGTGACATTGTTGCCGAGCCCGAGGCTCTGGATGGGACCGGCGTGGACTGGGACACTGCCATGCGGCGTTTCCATGCGCTGGATGAGCAGGGCCGTCTGCGCAGCGGCGTCGACGGCTTCGCCATGGTCTGGGCTCAGCTGCCTTACTGGCGCTGGCTGGCACGCGTGGTGCGTGGTCTGGGCCTGTTGCGGCCCCTTGAGGCGCTGTATCGCTGGTATGCGCCACGGCGATACGCGCGTCGTTGTCCCATCGACTAG
- a CDS encoding pyridoxal phosphate-dependent aminotransferase, with product MSPRHDSTPKNKPMESIVNDRTSTGRRGQSPDIHLNLNVRGLGQSATLAINERSAELAASGRHVFRFGLGQSPFPVPEPVENELKSNAHQKDYLPVKGLRTLREAVADYHRRTQGIEVNADDVLIGPGSKELMFILQLVYYGDLVIPTPSWVSYAPQAHIIGRQIRWLDTRAENDWRLLPEELEKLCKKDPTRPRILILNYPNNPTGDTYTADELKALAAVARRYKVVLLSDEIYGGVHHRGQHVSAARFYPEGTIISGGLSKWCGAGGWRLGTFAFPRGLRWLLDAMAVVASETFTSTAAPIQYAAVRGFSGGLEIERYLNQSRRILRALGNHCWQQLTSKAGCGMPKPKGGFYLFPDFSRHREAFATKGIRTSADLCDRILEDTGVAMLPGSAFGRPETELSVRMAYVDFDGARALAAAEEPEFQQELDLAFLQTYCPNVTDGIDRLVEWVNANG from the coding sequence ATGTCACCGCGACACGACAGCACGCCGAAGAACAAACCCATGGAGAGTATCGTGAACGACAGGACCAGCACCGGACGCCGCGGGCAGTCGCCTGATATCCATCTGAATTTGAATGTGCGGGGCCTGGGCCAGTCCGCCACTCTGGCCATCAACGAGCGCAGCGCGGAACTTGCCGCCTCGGGCCGCCACGTATTCCGTTTTGGCCTGGGCCAGTCGCCCTTCCCCGTCCCCGAGCCGGTTGAGAACGAGCTCAAGAGCAATGCTCACCAGAAGGACTACCTGCCGGTCAAGGGGCTGCGAACACTGCGAGAGGCGGTGGCCGATTATCACCGCCGCACCCAGGGGATCGAGGTCAACGCCGACGATGTGCTGATCGGCCCCGGGTCGAAGGAACTGATGTTCATCCTGCAACTCGTCTACTACGGCGATCTGGTCATCCCCACGCCGAGCTGGGTGTCCTATGCGCCCCAGGCACATATCATCGGCCGTCAGATCCGCTGGCTGGATACCCGCGCCGAGAACGACTGGCGACTGCTGCCCGAAGAATTGGAGAAGCTCTGCAAGAAGGATCCCACCCGACCGCGGATCCTGATCCTGAACTATCCCAACAATCCCACTGGCGACACCTACACCGCCGACGAACTGAAGGCGCTTGCGGCCGTGGCGCGGCGCTACAAGGTGGTACTGCTCTCGGATGAGATTTACGGCGGGGTCCACCACCGGGGCCAGCATGTGTCTGCGGCGCGCTTCTATCCCGAGGGCACCATCATCAGCGGCGGGCTCAGCAAATGGTGCGGCGCCGGGGGCTGGCGGCTCGGCACCTTCGCCTTCCCGCGTGGACTGCGCTGGCTGCTTGATGCCATGGCGGTGGTGGCCAGCGAGACCTTTACCTCCACGGCGGCACCAATCCAGTATGCGGCAGTCCGTGGATTCTCCGGCGGGCTCGAGATCGAGCGCTACCTCAATCAGTCGCGGCGCATACTGCGCGCTCTGGGCAACCACTGCTGGCAACAACTCACCAGCAAGGCCGGCTGCGGCATGCCCAAACCCAAGGGCGGCTTCTACCTGTTCCCGGATTTCAGCCGCCATCGCGAAGCCTTCGCCACCAAGGGCATTCGCACCAGCGCCGATCTCTGCGACCGCATTCTGGAGGACACCGGTGTTGCCATGCTGCCAGGCAGTGCATTCGGGCGGCCGGAAACCGAGCTGTCAGTCCGTATGGCCTATGTGGATTTTGACGGAGCAAGAGCGCTGGCTGCGGCTGAGGAACCCGAATTCCAGCAGGAACTCGACCTCGCATTTCTGCAGACCTACTGCCCCAATGTGACTGACGGAATTGATCGCCTTGTCGAGTGGGTAAACGCCAACGGCTGA
- a CDS encoding conjugal transfer protein TraF, with the protein MKPLRLSFLAGTAAFCVFATQAQAGPDLIRSGPALTYGNVSAPGTATSVIGNPAAGSGAERPGFRFALIGPVALGYELGDADDFSEEVEDLLDILDRDDIGQGEAQDIIDRFQGLLRDFGKEGYIKVNGSAQVPFTPFVVSNETLGGTVSLDIRYGGQARVSFLDDPLVYNSDQDIIETESAVYVKGGRWREVGVSYGRPVLELPEGRLHAGVRLVHYEAELSKTVIALQDVDSDEDLGDVLSDEYDANTRRSSAFGLDVGVLWVASNYQLGATLANLNSPEFDYPRIGRSCDRLSGLRQANCQSAAFFGDRIDLNETYEMAPKLTVEGAWFPFATRRWMLAGSLDVNETNDPIGDPHRWLSVSGGYIPDSWLMPGFRAGFHRNFSGSELNYVSLGTTLFRVFTLDVAWTLDSVDVDGDSYPRSAAVSAGLELAF; encoded by the coding sequence ATGAAACCACTGCGTTTATCCTTTCTGGCCGGCACGGCCGCTTTTTGCGTGTTTGCAACCCAGGCTCAAGCCGGGCCTGATTTGATCCGCTCAGGCCCCGCCTTGACCTACGGCAATGTGAGCGCGCCGGGCACCGCCACATCGGTGATCGGCAATCCCGCTGCCGGTTCTGGTGCAGAGCGCCCCGGATTCCGCTTTGCGCTGATCGGCCCAGTGGCACTCGGTTATGAACTGGGCGACGCTGACGATTTTTCCGAGGAGGTGGAGGATCTGCTGGACATCCTCGACCGGGACGATATCGGTCAGGGTGAGGCCCAGGACATCATCGATCGTTTCCAGGGCCTGCTGCGGGATTTTGGCAAGGAAGGCTATATCAAGGTCAACGGTTCGGCGCAGGTCCCGTTCACTCCGTTCGTGGTCTCCAACGAGACCCTGGGTGGCACGGTCTCCCTGGACATCCGCTACGGCGGCCAGGCCCGGGTGAGTTTTCTTGATGATCCCCTAGTGTACAACAGCGATCAGGATATCATCGAGACCGAATCAGCCGTCTACGTCAAGGGCGGGCGTTGGCGCGAAGTTGGCGTGAGCTATGGCCGCCCGGTACTCGAACTGCCGGAAGGTCGGCTGCATGCCGGAGTCCGTCTGGTTCACTACGAGGCGGAGCTGTCCAAGACGGTGATCGCCCTGCAGGACGTGGACAGCGACGAAGATCTGGGTGACGTGCTCAGCGATGAGTACGACGCCAACACCCGCAGGAGCAGTGCGTTCGGGCTGGACGTGGGCGTGCTCTGGGTTGCATCCAACTATCAGTTGGGTGCAACCCTGGCGAATCTCAACAGCCCGGAGTTCGACTACCCGCGTATCGGAAGAAGCTGTGATCGTCTCAGCGGGCTGCGGCAGGCCAACTGCCAGTCAGCCGCTTTCTTCGGCGACCGGATCGATCTCAACGAAACCTACGAAATGGCGCCGAAGCTGACGGTAGAGGGTGCCTGGTTTCCGTTTGCCACCCGGCGCTGGATGCTGGCTGGCTCCCTGGACGTCAACGAGACCAATGACCCCATCGGTGATCCGCACCGCTGGCTGAGCGTTTCCGGCGGCTACATCCCCGACAGCTGGCTGATGCCTGGCTTCAGGGCCGGTTTCCATCGCAATTTCTCCGGCAGCGAGCTGAACTATGTGAGCCTGGGTACGACCCTGTTTCGTGTGTTCACCCTGGATGTTGCCTGGACGCTGGACAGCGTCGACGTGGACGGCGACAGCTATCCCCGCAGTGCGGCGGTGAGCGCCGGACTCGAGCTGGCTTTTTGA
- a CDS encoding DUF2750 domain-containing protein translates to MDMTDFSSLDPAMQGFLQEAVENGTVYALQDDEGWALTESTEDPDVMVLPLWSSVEGADAAATGEWSIYSSTAIALDELLEDWLPGLQQDGLRVGVNWDAALDGVELPPLELQADLEAVIVAADESGLWDDDDESDGASP, encoded by the coding sequence ATGGACATGACTGATTTCTCGTCGCTGGATCCAGCCATGCAGGGTTTCCTGCAGGAGGCGGTGGAGAACGGAACCGTCTATGCGCTGCAGGACGATGAGGGCTGGGCCTTGACCGAATCCACTGAGGATCCCGATGTCATGGTGCTACCGCTCTGGTCCAGTGTTGAAGGCGCGGACGCCGCGGCAACCGGTGAGTGGAGTATCTATTCGTCCACGGCAATCGCGCTGGACGAATTGCTGGAGGACTGGCTACCAGGGCTTCAGCAGGATGGCCTGCGCGTTGGCGTGAACTGGGATGCCGCCCTGGACGGTGTCGAGCTGCCGCCCCTGGAACTCCAGGCAGACCTGGAAGCCGTCATTGTTGCTGCCGACGAATCCGGTCTCTGGGATGACGACGATGAATCCGATGGGGCGTCTCCATGA
- the ubiG gene encoding bifunctional 2-polyprenyl-6-hydroxyphenol methylase/3-demethylubiquinol 3-O-methyltransferase UbiG has product MRQESVNDATVDPAEVDRYRRLADMWWQEDGKLWPLHVLNQLRTTWIRDQLCRALDQDATAEQPLQGLRVLDIGCGGGLLSESMARMGATVHGVDVVDTNIMVAQGHAREQGLSIDYQVATAEALATRSEQYDVVLNMEVVEHVADLSAFMQAVNALVRPGGYTFVATINRNMISFVVAIVGAEYLFRLLPRGTHQWRRFPTPAELTALLQEGRLAVVERTGVKVNPLNRRMWLSPSLSVNYMLMARREEKAK; this is encoded by the coding sequence ATGCGCCAGGAATCAGTGAATGACGCCACCGTTGACCCGGCCGAGGTCGACCGTTATCGCCGGCTGGCCGACATGTGGTGGCAGGAGGACGGCAAGCTCTGGCCGCTGCACGTTCTGAACCAACTGCGTACGACATGGATTCGCGATCAACTCTGCCGCGCCCTTGACCAGGATGCCACCGCCGAGCAGCCCCTGCAGGGGCTGCGGGTGCTGGATATCGGCTGCGGCGGCGGGTTGCTCAGTGAGTCCATGGCGAGAATGGGTGCCACCGTCCATGGGGTTGACGTGGTCGACACCAACATCATGGTGGCGCAGGGTCATGCAAGGGAGCAGGGGCTTTCCATCGATTATCAGGTGGCCACCGCCGAGGCGCTGGCCACGCGGAGCGAACAGTATGACGTCGTGCTCAATATGGAGGTGGTCGAGCACGTGGCGGATCTGTCCGCATTCATGCAAGCGGTAAACGCGTTGGTGCGCCCCGGCGGGTATACCTTCGTCGCCACCATTAATCGCAACATGATCTCGTTCGTGGTCGCGATTGTCGGTGCGGAATACCTGTTCCGCCTGCTGCCCAGGGGCACCCACCAGTGGCGACGTTTTCCGACGCCGGCCGAACTCACCGCGCTGCTGCAAGAGGGCAGGCTTGCGGTTGTCGAGCGCACCGGCGTCAAGGTCAACCCGCTGAACCGCCGCATGTGGTTGTCGCCATCCCTCAGCGTCAACTACATGCTGATGGCGCGGCGCGAGGAGAAGGCAAAATGA
- a CDS encoding TRAP transporter permease: MSEKTAAEPGNNGTEEMLKVDVGGREPMGYTAKLLYLTALAWSLFQVWIASPIPYMIGWGITSDTEARSVHLAFALVLAFLAFPGLTTSQRGGLRLTGWLYVVAAVATLAYATALQFDMAVGTRPIVMLCMGIVFALAAYSSLVPSDPRRIPLADWALALAAGFCALYLFLYYAEIGSRSGRPSMMDLIVTGVGMVTLLEATRRALGPALTIIAVIFLVYTFLGPYMPDLIAHRGASFNRAASQYWLSNEGVFGIALGVSTSFVFLFVLFGALLDRAGAGNYFIQVAFSLLGHLRGGPAKAAVVASGMTGLISGSSIANTVTTGTFTIPLMKRVGFKAEKAGAVEVASSVNGQLMPPVMGAAAFLMVEYVGIPYVEVIRHAFLPAIISYIALIYIVHLEAMKADMKGIPPKVQTPFWNKLFAYSTTVLGLLILSGVVYYGIGWLRVVFGDFANVIVGVGVFAAYIGLLWNASRFPELHVDDPNAPIFELPEPKATINSGLHFILPLVVLIWALIVERLSPGLAAFWAVTFLIFIVLTQRPIMAFFRRRGEFMAAFRVGVWDLLDGMVQGARNMVGIGVATAAAGIIVGTVAMTGVGLVLTEVVETLSGGNLMVMLVMVAMLSLILGLGLPTTANYIIVATLMAPIVVDLGAQSGLIVPLIAVHLFVFYFGIMADVTPPVGLASFAAAAVSRGDPIWTGVYAFYYSLRTVALPFLFIFNTQLLLMDIGGPVDLILTFVSATIAMLVFAAATQGWFVTRSRWYEAAALLLVAFTLFRPGFWMDMIHPEYDQLSATQLEEMVEQEPAGGHLRMWVEGIDAEGRDISKAVMLPLGSDEGSVSDRLQRAGILTMAMGEQVQISNVRFGSQADRLGLDMGMQITGLLVPADRPDRRLFFIPALVLLALIWWIQKRRRDREAVPVTA, from the coding sequence GTGTCGGAAAAAACTGCGGCTGAACCTGGTAACAACGGCACGGAAGAAATGCTCAAGGTGGACGTGGGCGGGCGAGAGCCCATGGGCTATACCGCCAAGCTCCTGTATCTGACCGCACTTGCCTGGTCTCTTTTCCAGGTATGGATCGCGTCACCCATCCCCTACATGATCGGCTGGGGTATCACGTCCGATACCGAAGCACGCTCCGTGCACCTGGCCTTTGCGTTGGTCCTTGCCTTCCTCGCTTTTCCGGGGCTGACGACTTCTCAACGGGGCGGCCTGCGGCTCACAGGCTGGCTATATGTCGTCGCAGCCGTTGCGACGCTTGCCTATGCCACAGCCCTGCAATTCGACATGGCGGTGGGCACACGGCCCATAGTCATGCTATGCATGGGCATTGTGTTTGCCCTGGCGGCCTATTCAAGCCTGGTGCCGTCCGACCCCAGACGAATTCCCCTGGCGGACTGGGCGCTGGCCCTGGCCGCCGGCTTCTGTGCCTTGTACCTCTTCCTGTACTACGCAGAGATCGGAAGCAGGTCCGGGCGCCCGTCGATGATGGATCTCATCGTCACGGGCGTTGGGATGGTGACCCTGCTGGAGGCGACGCGACGCGCGCTGGGCCCGGCGCTCACCATCATCGCTGTGATCTTCCTGGTCTACACCTTCCTCGGCCCCTACATGCCCGACCTGATCGCCCATCGGGGCGCATCGTTCAACCGGGCCGCTTCCCAGTACTGGCTGTCCAACGAGGGTGTGTTCGGTATCGCCTTGGGGGTGTCCACCAGTTTCGTGTTCCTGTTCGTGCTGTTCGGCGCATTGCTTGATCGCGCAGGGGCGGGCAACTACTTCATACAGGTGGCCTTTTCACTGCTGGGTCATCTGCGTGGTGGGCCGGCAAAGGCCGCGGTGGTGGCCTCTGGCATGACTGGGCTGATCTCCGGCTCCTCCATCGCCAATACGGTGACCACCGGGACATTCACCATACCGTTGATGAAGCGGGTTGGCTTCAAGGCCGAGAAAGCCGGTGCGGTTGAGGTGGCCAGCTCCGTCAACGGGCAATTGATGCCGCCCGTCATGGGGGCGGCGGCCTTCCTGATGGTGGAGTACGTGGGCATCCCTTACGTGGAAGTCATACGCCACGCATTTCTGCCGGCAATCATCTCCTACATTGCACTGATCTACATCGTGCATCTCGAGGCCATGAAGGCGGACATGAAGGGCATTCCGCCCAAGGTACAAACACCCTTCTGGAACAAGCTGTTCGCCTACTCAACCACGGTTCTCGGCTTGCTGATCCTGTCGGGCGTGGTGTATTACGGTATCGGATGGCTGCGGGTCGTGTTCGGCGATTTCGCCAATGTCATTGTTGGGGTCGGTGTTTTCGCTGCCTATATCGGCTTGCTATGGAACGCCTCTCGCTTCCCCGAGTTACATGTCGACGACCCGAACGCACCGATCTTCGAGCTGCCCGAGCCCAAAGCGACCATCAACAGCGGGCTGCACTTCATACTGCCCTTGGTGGTGCTGATCTGGGCCCTGATCGTCGAACGCCTCTCTCCGGGGCTGGCGGCGTTCTGGGCGGTGACCTTCCTGATCTTCATTGTGCTGACGCAACGCCCGATCATGGCTTTCTTCCGTCGTCGCGGCGAGTTCATGGCGGCTTTCCGGGTCGGGGTCTGGGATTTGCTCGACGGCATGGTGCAGGGTGCCCGCAACATGGTGGGTATCGGCGTCGCCACTGCTGCGGCAGGCATCATTGTCGGCACCGTGGCCATGACCGGCGTGGGGCTTGTGCTGACCGAAGTGGTGGAAACCCTCTCCGGAGGCAACCTGATGGTAATGCTGGTGATGGTGGCCATGTTGAGCCTGATTCTCGGGCTAGGCCTGCCCACCACCGCGAACTACATCATCGTTGCCACGCTGATGGCACCCATCGTGGTGGATCTGGGCGCACAGTCCGGTCTGATTGTGCCGCTTATTGCGGTGCATCTGTTCGTGTTCTATTTCGGCATCATGGCGGATGTGACGCCACCGGTGGGTCTGGCATCGTTTGCTGCTGCCGCCGTGTCACGGGGTGATCCCATCTGGACCGGGGTGTACGCGTTCTACTACAGCTTGCGGACGGTGGCACTTCCCTTCCTGTTCATCTTCAACACGCAGTTGTTGCTCATGGATATCGGCGGGCCGGTGGACCTGATACTGACCTTTGTCAGTGCGACCATTGCAATGCTGGTATTCGCGGCGGCTACCCAGGGATGGTTCGTCACCCGCTCGCGATGGTACGAGGCCGCTGCCTTGCTGCTGGTCGCCTTCACCCTGTTCCGGCCCGGGTTCTGGATGGACATGATCCACCCGGAGTATGACCAGCTCTCCGCGACCCAGCTTGAGGAAATGGTGGAGCAGGAGCCGGCAGGTGGCCACCTGCGCATGTGGGTGGAGGGAATCGACGCCGAAGGCCGCGACATCTCCAAGGCGGTGATGCTGCCCCTGGGTAGCGACGAGGGCTCCGTGAGCGATCGGTTGCAGCGCGCCGGCATCCTCACCATGGCCATGGGTGAGCAGGTGCAGATCAGCAATGTGCGCTTCGGTAGCCAGGCGGACCGCCTCGGTCTGGACATGGGGATGCAGATCACCGGTTTACTTGTCCCGGCGGATCGGCCCGATCGCCGACTGTTCTTCATCCCGGCGCTCGTCTTGCTGGCGCTAATCTGGTGGATACAGAAACGCCGCCGGGACCGGGAAGCAGTCCCAGTCACTGCTTGA